The Podarcis raffonei isolate rPodRaf1 chromosome 2, rPodRaf1.pri, whole genome shotgun sequence genome window below encodes:
- the SAP30L gene encoding histone deacetylase complex subunit SAP30L isoform X2, protein MNGFSTEEDSRDGPPTTPFYGQSCCLIDDGDRCVRPAGNASFSKRIQKSISQKKLKLDTDKSVGHLYICDFHKNFIQSVRNKRKRKTSDDGGDSPEHEIDVPEVDLFQLQTVSRHFRNIPVNEKETLAYFIYMVKSNKSRLDQKSESSKLE, encoded by the exons ATGAATGGTTTCAGCACTGAGGAAGACAGTCGGGATGGGCCTCCCACCACCCCTTTCTACGGACAGAGTTGCTGCCTTATCGACGACGGGGACCGCTGCGTCCGCCCGGCTGGCAATGCCTCCTTCAGCAAGAGGATCCAGAAGAGCATCTCCCAGAAAAAGCTGAAGCTGGATACTGACAAAAGC gTAGGACATCTGTATATATGTGATTTCCACAAGAACTTCATTCAGAGTGTTCgaaacaaaagaaagaggaagaccaGTGATGATGGGGGAGACTCTCCAGAGCATGAGATTGATGTCCCAGAG GTCGACTTGTTTCAACTTCAG ACTGTCAGCCGTCACTTCAGGAACATCCCAGTGAATGAGAAAGAGACACTTGCATACTTCATATACATGGTAAAGAGTAACAAGAGTAGGTTGGATCAGAAGTCAGAAAGTAGCAAACTTGAATGA
- the SAP30L gene encoding histone deacetylase complex subunit SAP30L isoform X1, giving the protein MNGFSTEEDSRDGPPTTPFYGQSCCLIDDGDRCVRPAGNASFSKRIQKSISQKKLKLDTDKSVGHLYICDFHKNFIQSVRNKRKRKTSDDGGDSPEHEIDVPEVDLFQLQVNTLRRYKRHYKLQTRPGLNKAQLAETVSRHFRNIPVNEKETLAYFIYMVKSNKSRLDQKSESSKLE; this is encoded by the exons ATGAATGGTTTCAGCACTGAGGAAGACAGTCGGGATGGGCCTCCCACCACCCCTTTCTACGGACAGAGTTGCTGCCTTATCGACGACGGGGACCGCTGCGTCCGCCCGGCTGGCAATGCCTCCTTCAGCAAGAGGATCCAGAAGAGCATCTCCCAGAAAAAGCTGAAGCTGGATACTGACAAAAGC gTAGGACATCTGTATATATGTGATTTCCACAAGAACTTCATTCAGAGTGTTCgaaacaaaagaaagaggaagaccaGTGATGATGGGGGAGACTCTCCAGAGCATGAGATTGATGTCCCAGAG GTCGACTTGTTTCAACTTCAGGTAAACACACTGCGTCGTTATAAAAGGCATTACAAGTTGCAAACCAGACCTGGCCTGAATAAAGCTCAGCTGGCAGAA ACTGTCAGCCGTCACTTCAGGAACATCCCAGTGAATGAGAAAGAGACACTTGCATACTTCATATACATGGTAAAGAGTAACAAGAGTAGGTTGGATCAGAAGTCAGAAAGTAGCAAACTTGAATGA